The following proteins come from a genomic window of Pichia kudriavzevii chromosome 1, complete sequence:
- a CDS encoding uncharacterized protein (PKUD0A04800; similar to Saccharomyces cerevisiae YJR016C (ILV3); ancestral locus Anc_5.138) encodes MSILRQRRAFSSAARAAKKFNKYSSIITEPKSNGASQAMLYATGFKDEDFSKAQVGVGSCWWSGNPCNMHLMDLNKACADSVEKAGLKGMRFNTIGISDGISMGTSGMRYSLQSREIIADSFETIVMGQHYDANIGIPGCDKNMPGVLMAFARHNRPSIMVYGGTILPGSGTCSGVPKQLDVVSAFQSYGQFLSGEFSEEQRSDVIRHACPGPGACGGMYTANTLASASEVLGMSLPFSSSSPAVSELKKQECSNVGLAIKNLIEKDIKPRDIMTRSAFENAIRYTIAVGGSTNAVLHLIAIAHSANIKLTIDDFQKLSDETPLLGDFKPSGKHVMADLGKVGGTPAIMKFLLKEGFLDGSTLTATGKTMKENLDELPGLSENQDIMRPVSNPIKATGHLQILKGSLAPEGSVAKITGKEGTRFEGKAKCYDREEDFITALEKGEIKKGEKTVVVIRYQGPKGGPGMPEMLKPSSALMGYGLGKDCALLTDGRFSGGSHGFLIGHIVPEAFEGGPIGLVRDGDKIVIDADKNAIDVLVSEEELAERRRQWKRPELKYKRGTLYKYVQLVSDASKGCVLDYDNNDK; translated from the coding sequence ATGAGCATCCTTAGACAAAGAAGAGCGTTTTCATCTGCTGCAAGAGCGGCAAAGAAGTTTAATAAGTATTCTTCCATCATTACTGAACCTAAATCCAACGGTGCATCCCAAGCCATGTTGTATGCAACTGGTTTCAAGGACGAGGATTTCAGTAAGGCACAGGTTGGTGTTGGTTCTTGCTGGTGGTCTGGAAACCCTTGTAATATGCACTTGATGGATTTAAATAAGGCATGTGCAGATTCTGTTGAAAAAGCAGGCTTAAAAGGAATGCGTTTCAACACTATCGGTATTTCGGATGGTATTTCAATGGGTACCTCTGGTATGAGATACTCCCTTCAATCCCGTGAGATTATTGCTGACTCTTTTGAGACAATTGTCATGGGTCAACACTACGATGCTAACATTGGTATTCCTGGTTGTGATAAAAACATGCCTGGTGTTCTAATGGCATTCGCTAGACACAACAGACCTTCTATAATGGTCTATGGTGGTACTATCTTACCAGGATCTGGCACTTGTTCTGGTGTTCCAAAACAGTTAGACGTCGTTTCTGCCTTCCAATCTTACGgtcaatttctttctgGAGAATTCTCCGAAGAACAAAGATCAGATGTCATTAGACACGCATGTCCTGGTCCAGGTGCCTGCGGTGGTATGTACACTGCCAATACTTTAGCTTCAGCCTCAGAAGTCTTGGGTATGTCACtgccattttcttcatcatctccaGCAGTTTCGgaattgaaaaagcaaGAATGTTCTAATGTTGGTTTAGCAATTAAGAActtaattgaaaaagatatcAAACCAAGAGATATTATGACTAGATCCGCATTTGAAAATGCGATTAGGTACACTATTGCTGTTGGTGGCTCTACCAATGCCGTCTTACATTTGATTGCTATTGCACATTCTGCTAACATCAAACTAACCATCgatgatttccaaaaattaTCCGACGAAACTCCATTGCTTGGTGATTTCAAACCTTCTGGTAAACACGTCATGGCTGATTTAGGTAAAGTGGGAGGTACTCCAGCTATTATGAAGTTTTTGCTAAAGGAAGGCTTCCTTGATGGTTCTACACTGACCGCTACAGGTAAAACCATGAAGGAGAATCTTGATGAGTTACCTGGTTTATCCGAAAACCAAGATATTATGAGACCTGTTTCTAATCCTATCAAAGCAACTGGCCACTtacaaattttgaaaggtTCTTTGGCTCCAGAGGGTTCCGTTGCCAAGATTACCGGCAAAGAAGGTACTAGATTTGAAGGTAAAGCAAAGTGTTATGatagagaagaagatttcATTACAGCATTGGAAAAAggtgaaatcaaaaagggCGAAAAAACCGTTGTTGTTATCAGATATCAAGGTCCAAAGGGTGGACCAGGTATGCCTGAAATGTTGAAGCCATCTTCTGCATTAATGGGTTACGGCTTAGGTAAAGATTGTGCATTATTGACTGATGGTAGATTCTCTGGCGGTTCTCACGGTTTCTTAATCGGCCATATTGTTCCAGAAGCTTTCGAAGGCGGTCCAATTGGCTTAGTTAGGGATGGTGATAAAATTGTCATTGATGCTGATAAAAATGCTATTGATGTTCTTGTATCCGAAGAAGAACTTGCCgaaagaagaagacaatGGAAGAGGCCAGAGTTGAAATATAAGAGAGGTACCTTATACAAATATGTACAATTGGTCTCTGATGCCTCCAAAGGTTGTGTTTTAGATTATGACAATAACGACAAATAA
- a CDS encoding uncharacterized protein (PKUD0A04790; similar to Saccharomyces cerevisiae YOL141W (PPM2); ancestral locus Anc_3.15), which produces MKSEVDIYSSVTQKQLEKKNKSKDFPESVKNEKKSKKVVHDLFVQGTNDSSIVSKRSVEILYADKVDENPKHFFQYFVKKSPRRTPVINRGYWIRMKSIRMAIDKIVKQQPHGQRINIINLGCGYDPLPFQLLDDEKNYDVKLFCIDVDFPELIGYKSQMIRMAPELTSLIGEEYDQKTNAPGVTIRTDRYATMGCDLTDKKLYIQQLDSFMANDTATTNIFVAEVSLAYMTPTTANPIIETSSMFNNSHFLILEQLMPSGENHPFAKRMINHFKKMEAPLQCVHTYPTIEDQISRFKSLGYNEVNARDLLGCWELVPPKLRIRVEQVEAFDEWEEFIFFGQHYINLHATNQRGVEVYPFQYKPLYQNLSVTNSKYYFEIQQEVPHIQRKFHSCFELGEAKFLTSGTNQARLADTVSLMSCVHPVHTPSTFKARVSAASITVNNRAFLIGGRRVPGMGIDEVWEFLQNGERYEWRQRNPMNEGRVKHTVTQYEDGVLVYGGSDGNQFSWYDIKSDEWIALDGHSEFHGLESAKLINCNNDIFLLGGKYHICDSESRFEFNSTVYRVEIDLRCRSFRLESVMKHETLARYGFGVFWTGSQVLLIGGVGKKLYNQNDTIVELDLKKRTVRSVPLDDKTWEQNSIIIGSDVVSVDKQAWLVCGGAVCYGFGSVWGKIMGIGIGAEPTKRLEV; this is translated from the coding sequence ATGAAATCAGAGGTGGATATATATTCATCTGTAACACAGaaacaacttgaaaagaaaaacaagtcCAAGGATTTTCCCGAATCGgttaaaaatgaaaaaaagagtaaGAAAGTGGTACATGACTTGTTTGTTCAAGGAACAAATGATTCTTCTATAGTCTCCAAAAGATCAGTCGAGATATTGTATGCTGACAAGGTAGATGAGAACccaaaacattttttccaatatttcGTCAAAAAGTCACCACGTCGTACACCCGTCATCAATAGAGGGTATTGGATTCGGATGAAATCTATTCGTATGGCAATTGACAAAATTGTAAAGCAACAACCGCATGGCCAGAGAATAAATATAATTAACCTAGGTTGTGGTTATGACCCACTACCGTTTCAATTACtcgatgatgaaaagaattATGATGTTAAATTATTCTGtattgatgttgatttcCCCGAGTTGATTGGCTATAAATCCCAAATGATTCGCATGGCACCGGAACTTACATCTTTAATTGGTGAAGAATATGACCAAAAAACTAATGCACCAGGTGTCACAATAAGGACTGATAGATATGCTACTATGGGATGTGATTTGACAGATAAGAAGTTGTATATTCAGCAATTAGACTCATTTATGGCCAATGATACTGCAACTACCAATATCTTCGTTGCAGAAGTCTCTCTAGCATATATGACACCAACTACCGCAAATCCTATAATTGAGACCTCATCAATGTTCAACaattctcattttcttaTTTTAGAGCAACTCATGCCTTCGGGGGAAAACCATCCATTTGCCAAACGGATGATCAATCactttaaaaaaatggagGCACCGTTACAGTGTGTACACACATATCCAACGATTGAAGACCAAATATCAAGATTCAAATCTTTAGGATACAATGAAGTCAATGCGAGAGATTTATTGGGTTGTTGGGAACTAGTTCCGCCAAAGTTAAGAATCAGAGTTGAACAAGTGGAAGCATTTGATGAATGGGAGGagtttatattttttggACAACATTATATTAATTTGCATGCCACCAATCAACGTGGAGTTGAAGTTTACCCATTTCAATATAAGCCATTATATCAGAACCTTTCCGTTACTAATTCGAAgtattattttgaaatacaACAAGAAGTTCCtcatattcaaagaaagttCCATTCCTGTTTTGAGCTAGGCGAAGCCAAGTTTCTAACCTCAGGTACAAACCAAGCCAGACTGGCAGATACCGTTTCTCTGATGAGTTGCGTTCACCCGGTGCACACTCCAAGCACCTTTAAAGCACGTGTAAGTGCTGCAAGCATTACTGTTAATAATCGTGCCTTTTTGATAGGTGGACGCAGAGTGCCTGGAATGGGTATAGATGAAGTCTGGGAATTTCTACAAAACGGTGAGAGATATGAATGGAGGCAAAGAAATCCCATGAATGAAGGGAGAGTCAAGCATACTGTAACACAGTATGAGGATGGTGTATTGGTATATGGTGGATCCGATGGCAACCAATTTTCATGGTACGATATCAAATCTGATGAATGGATTGCGTTGGATGGTCATAGTGAATTTCATGGCCTGGAGAGTGCAAAGTTGATTAACTGTAATAACGACATATTCCTTCTAGGCGGCAAGTATCATATCTGTGACTCTGAATCTCGCTTTGAGTTCAACTCTACCGTTTACAGGGTAGAAATAGATTTGAGGTGTAGGTCGTTCAGATTGGAAAGTGTTATGAAGCATGAAACGTTAGCTAGGTATGGATTTGGTGTTTTCTGGACTGGTAGCCAGGTTCTACTTATTGGAGGGGTCGGTAAAAAATTGTACAACCAAAACGACACCATTGTTGAACTCGATCTTAAAAAGAGGACGGTCAGATCAGTACCTCTTGATGACAAAACATGGGAACAAAATTCGATTATTATTGGTTCCGATGTTGTATCTGTTGATAAACAGGCATGGCTAGTATGTGGTGGTGCTGTGTGTTACGGATTTGGATCGGTTTGGGGCAAGATAATGGGCATAGGTATTGGTGCTGAGCCTACTAAAAGACTCGAAGTCTAA